A window of Mustela lutreola isolate mMusLut2 chromosome X, mMusLut2.pri, whole genome shotgun sequence genomic DNA:
ccttagtgctatctccagtttcaagtgtccccgatgtcattcatgatcataacgatgtaggggcacagcgggaattgggagtctgggcttctgactctcgcctgctgctctgtacaatggtttctatgtgtattattagcatatttgttaaaatatcagtggggagaaagcctgtttgagggaccttgtgtttaattcgcctctggatctcctcacagcttttatccaaagaatgcttgtcatgcgcttccagacaaaacagtaagctttatgagagcagggtgtatttcttgctttattttctcgtgtcccccctcctcccccaccccccgtcggaatgaatgtcgagctcccagcggtgttcagtaactatttattgaatggatgactttgtattttttgttcttttaggatgagagttttcataatgttcctcaacctctttgataatatttgtagtgtaaaaggtctttaatgatttggtgcttgggtatataggtatatgcacatgtaaactgagaggGTCAGTATGATCggaagccaaagttaaaacatgaataaagggccataagaaaacaaatggaggggtgcctggtggctcagttggttaaacgtccgactcttgattttggctcaggtcatgatctcagggtcatgagattgagccctgcattgagctctgtgctcagcaggatatctgcttgagattctctctctccctctgcccctcccctacatGCGCAcatgcagtttctctctctctcaaataaacaaatcttttttaaaaaataggaaagaaatgcccatagaaagattcaggatggggaaaagaagaaataagagtatagaatatgagaaagcaaagtcggtttttttttttctctataaacttgcaatagaatatggaagtatgcttattctagaactaagatttgaattcttgagaattctgtgtttcatagaaatattcaaaatatagcatgccctatatatttgaagttaacttttggtcttatattttcctgcatttagcatgggaaataaagatgattaagagtaaagatggtgacgttttttgtttgcttaatttttatttttatagatgtgtgtgttgaggcttatacaagttatttgatcagttgaaaagattgaaaaaatcttaaattcacaaagttctaaagaaacctctgcactagaagcaagcaggtaagcatttttttttaactaagtagcacataaattaatacttcacatcCAGTCTAATTAGGCGGGGACGgcttagttagaattcatttatgaacaagaagaaaatccaggtttgtggctagaatgtagctccaggagagtggagagcatgaaatggtgaaatctataacacgttcctataaaccctttggttatagaccacagttccaacacgtcattatgcttgcagtggaaaagtatatttggaatcaccttccctgaggactagcaaagacctgttgatctttaaggcatacctaccattcatcttggtttttctccatctcatttttttttcctagacatgcccagagtattaccattgatgtattttgcaccagcattatattattatgaaacagtataggaCACATCGagttgaaatttacaaacaggaaaaaaaaagcttatgaaataggaaaaagatgatggctctctttgttatactgtgattgtcttgttcccttcctggtgtgaattttcagtcagccagggtagatgagtgactcagaaaatgagtagttaggtCCTGTCAGCACCGTGAGACGCACAGTGCTGCAGTGGGAGTAGCCCGGGCTGGTCCTGCACATGccagctgggctgcctgcgtCAAGTTCGCCTGGTGCCCTGCGTGCTCTGTTGTGTGAGGctaacagtccctccccctgcaggcggagttaggtttctaaattttaggaattaaggttttagatttggaaggaacttgagagaccatatgctccacatgtctcatgatggacattaagaacggacacatcccaaaggaagcgattctctggtcctaggtgtctgccccctttcacatcaaggcgttcaactaagtggtcagcctccactgtgcttgtgtctctagcccgtagcactcgtgcttctgcccctgttcgtccacacttagcagacagtGTGTACACGGCCCTTCTGCAGCCCGTGTGTCTCCAGCGGCTCTGCTTCGCTGCGGCCCTTGGCAgcgcctgcagcccctccagccatgtccacgttcggcccctggggagctggccctccagtgttcttcccgtctttgctgttgctgctgtgctcctcggatagaaacacctcggtgagctctgtgtctacaatcctgtccctttgcaacactgtccttgataaacagacattgtgcgctttcttgctcagaattaccttggaggacttttttctccagaagagcagctctgagctctagagtcaggaaagccagagcagcgtcagcGCACGgcaaatccatcatgctctgccaggcccagaaatgctgagataaggataaataggaaatgcgcatgggatcaatcagtagaggttgggattaggcttcgGCGTTGGTCGTGCCGAGCgcttgccttccctccacaccagttctgatgctctgggacggggcacaacgtggcaggtctccagacattttgggtttccttacagtgtgtttcctcactacctgactgcccatcctcagatgtgggatgcctcatagagcccagcaggggctttgggtctttgttgtgttttgttttgttttttttttctttcactgttcagcttctttttgaatggggttgacgctttctaatgtggggggcaagagggaagtgtatccagtccacttgatggcagatgcactgtgagtgatttctcaccagctcccagagcaccgagcttgctctttctcccattgggtaaatgtaaacttggagtccgctgctctgagcgatttcccaggttgctgctaggcggtcagttttagctgattgaggagacagcagtagttagtactggggaggtacttgggagggagaatgaggcaggcggagaagaagagggggatgcgggtatgaacggtaggacagggaaagagagaggagggggttagagaatgggaaaagaagggagaagaagggcacgaatgggagagcccgaggAACGTGATGGAAACttgcagttgtacccacactgacctaaaatagctccatccccttgcctgggccctgtggcctggGCCAGGCTGCGTCAGTGGCTTCTAcgacctccccgctcctcacccctcgcacctggggcctgctgcacagacagtttgtcctgaaaattgatggCATGCAGGTGCAGGtggcatggggggcggtgggggtggcaggttttaactttgggaattacacttctctaattgtctctactagccctctctggactagagagattttggagagaattgccacagaatttaaccagttacagtttcatgctgttcagagcaaaggcctgcctcttctggacaaagtaagaccagtaagtgttggtttcgattttcaatttgctgtttgcgaatttcctggatgattttggtttgacctagcattgccccctgataattgctactctataggattttgaagctagctttgaatttttttttcagtgtctcttgcttgggaccctgcttccattatgtcacgctagatagattttgtgtaaagacacaagcgtagtctccaaactgtgcaagtaaaattaattctgaatttcatgtaacttgacacatcatatgatgtagtcagagttcatttatccaaagcctttgactgggtttaaatgcacgtttgtcagatttactccgtagcttaagaggcagATAACTTTTTGTCGTTcagtaattgtctaaacttcactttgatgaagccgacttactttcaaagaaatcacagggaggggacgcctcagtggctcagtccgttaagccactgcctctggcttaggtcatgatctcagggtcctgggattgagtcccaccttgggctccttgcttggcaggaagcctgcttctctttctgcctgtgcctccttgtgtgcttgtgctctctctcgacaaataaataaataaaaaccttaaacaaaaaaaagaaagagagaaagaaagaaagaaagaaagaaagcaatcatggggagaagagattgattcttattctctaggaaatgttgggattttaatcttacatatattctggtagaattagaggctcgctttatatgtataacacatatgtatataaattatacacatatatttgagcttttagaaactgttgtgcctggaccttctttcctggtctctctgttcttgcagcgtatagcccacattacggccatgctgcagcagttcctgggaggcctgctgctagaagggcttcagacttccaatgtggacatcatatGGCACTGCCTCCGGACTTACGCTACaattgacaagacacgggatgcagaggcgttagtcggtcaagtactggtgaaaccgtacatggatgaggtttgtgccccatgcacctcattccgcaaacacagagcatctaatctggcttcgtttcttgactgggtgcgagagagctcagggctcttccttgaagatgctcctagtgcctgctcttctggttgtaagaaaaggttggtcccgcttggtgcccatcagcatgccaggaatcaggcatgcgctctggtctcttccagtgatgccatagctcagggatcatcttaatttagtaggggtgagggacttgcctaggaagaaggtacggatcagaacattttcaggtcaatttccatttccctaagttATACGTCaatgaagttgccgaaaagcgtgaccccaccaaggcgcccatGCCCACAGGAGGAggtggaagacagctctgtgctcagggaaagTCCGTGAGGGTAGGCatcttcgcagaattgatgtggcctaagtcttgaagaccatgggggagtttgccaggctaggaaggtgggagggagggaatattcaaagataaagggcttttaaGGGCGAGTTAGcagggtagtaccttaagtccagaacttggttacccagtgttcttgacctatgaggatacagttaaatacagggagtcagtgtatcttgcctctgagcggccggagtatgggctgcaccgtgtgaggccgccagcaatcagcatcggtttcatctagttcaggctgacagaagtcatgaagccagtctcagtgtttgagggctttcttccagtcacctgccagtgcgagtgttctttctgtccggtaagtataaagctacccaccatgacttcaggatgaaaggcttccagttttaaaacgggacagtatcccagtgatagaagtgaaattgaaggattaatttcagtaatcttctcagcttcattaggactactaaaagtaaatgatctgtcagttctttgtatgtatcctattatagttcatagctctctctgtgggggtgaaaaagatcacattattctttgtcactaaatgaaaatattttaggtatttaatttatgcccttttcattgaactgaatctaatatgctaaattagggaagtactttatGCTTCCGTGTCGTTaaatgaactgtggccacgtttgtattttaagtttgtatgcttgtcattcacctcctgcaactcagcctcaccaaaaaaataaaatactaaagcaaaataagatgtgttttcttccatcactttccatctcagccctttccctgttctggagacggtagaggataaggccagggtgaagatggtacagagctgttgtctgcagatacagtacttcgcttttaagctcagaagggaagcagatgagtgtgtgtgatgttttagcttcaggccagtctctgtccctcagcctctgtgtcccccagggttggagcagtattcccaaatccctgGACCTAGATTTTTGTgccgttgttacttacctcctgtttagaaagcatactgagtggggaggaggaaggatgaagtgcatttttaaggtttactcgattcttttctctgtagtgtatagttcatacttctcttgtaggtgctttaaaaacaaacaaaaacacaaagaaacaaataaataaataaataaaaataaaacgctcttccttctgctaggtgattgtagagcagatcgttgagtctcatctggacggcctgaagatcatgtatgctaataagctcctggagttcgttcctcaccactgccaCCTTCTTtgagaggtcacaggaggagccatctcaaggtgacgtaaactgctgtgtatgcacctgagctcagtttagtgaccacctgtcacctcctcatgtgccgctgatccctggctgtcctgtctgacccgggaacgtgtgctcttccctatttgttaccagtgctgtgaggcaggtgtcgcttgcctgggtttacagggaaagggaatgaagagtggggacgaatctcaacggtgacatttgtgtgactccagagcctctgcttttctcttgtctatactttctccttaaccaggttcaaaatcaaaattggtttccttccattattgtgatgtcatcatcggtctagaaataccaattcattttaattcaacacgttttatactgatggcaattaaagtcatgttcggttttccctccctctcttatttcatttccatggctttccagttctgtttcatgaatatcccattaccttccaccatctccgtcatcccagtccagacctttgtcgccttttgttcgagggtagcgggctctccccacctggtctcccagctccacctgtccctcttcattgcagccctcagctgtcccacctgcccagagctctgcagcctttctGAGTCGCTCatggcttctcatcgcccacagaggagcatccagtcttcctggcgcaacctgtgacccttggtgcttgagtcctagtggttctctgCTGTAGAACTTtctactgtggaactttcccccataccactatggttcctggccagagaggagcgcttgaccttccctaacacacctggtacagaagatccctgacttcaccttggttcagtttatggttttttgactttttataatagtgcagaagtgatatgcatttagtttggatcttttcccaggctggcgatctacagtagggtcctcttttgtaatgctgggcaggggcagtgagcacagcccccaggcaaaccacgtgatcacaAGGGTCAACCGTCCtattctggctttcagtgcagtgttcagtaagttacatgagataccagacactttattgtggaataggctttgtgttagaggattttgcccaactgtgcaatactgtaagtgttctcaacacatttaaggttggcggggctaagctctgatgttcagtcgcttaggtgttttccatgcattttcaactaaagagatttccagctgaacaatgggtttattagaagccgaggccgtcataagctgaggaacatctgtctgtactgtgcgcctctgtgttttccttcattgcttcctgtctcatatccctttgtctttctgttgatctgtcactccacatgaagctccagtcaaatacaacttctttttttttaggttattaatttatttacttattagagaaagcataagcagagggggaggcaaagagtgaagcaggctccccactgagcaggaagcccgatgtgggactcgatcccaggaccctgagatcatgacctgacccacccaagcgcccccaggctatgattatttcaagaaaaagtcctatttgtgaattcttcatctagtgaagatgaattaaaatcagaaagtcaactctgccgcctttaaaaacccaggaacagaaaaaaattccacgagcaggtataaccctatccacaataaatcactttcaatccagtcctgaaaactaatacagagtaggaagaaagcattacagaaaaattttgttttcattaatcaagctggaaaataacgGGCCTTACacgaatgccctttaggaagacagttcttatagttttatgttgatggaaactaacattacattcgaaatgcatgttaaaaccatgactgtagactaactaccactttcagtcgtcagaagatgaaaaatgatcaagagtcacccaaactgaatcctggttcctcctggaaaatgtgttcctaaatattttccccctgaactactgtgctctttctgtatcttatacagcagacactgcgatgcacaaacacatccagaaggcctttgagggctgacagcctgctggaacaatgaggaattcacccgggtttctgcctttctgccgggcccagaaagttctgggtaacccaggtgacgtgtcatgagaatacagGTGTGCCTCACACCGTACGTAtcatctcctcagggtagacaccaaaatccatgttcgtaTATGAAAATCTGAGATGCAtatagaaatcaagagtgattctctcatcttgaaagaaaaacacactgttgcgctgccacatgcctcgtttctcctcgagtgactgcaggaagtagcgattgcagtcagaaatctcagaaagaaaaattagagtaagggcaacacctgaagtttactcctgaaaatacttggagaatGACTGTGGCTGataaaccagggcttagttcatgagactatgtcaatgagcttataccatcccatgttctggtcaaaccctcatgtctgggagatggagggacgtcttcatcttccagagctactattagggaaaaatgTGGAGACAATACTGATAGGAGTCCCtacttcagcaggagagccaaaaacacattgcccctccataatcccaaatgaaaataaacatctcggggcgcctgggtgggttaagcttctgcctttggctcgggtcatctcAGGCTcttcggatcaagccccacgtcgggctctttgctcagcggggagcccacttccctccttctctctctgtctgcctctctgcctacttgtgatctctgtctgtcaaatatataaaataaattaaatctttaaaaaagaaaagaaaagaaacatctcattttactagtgtgcagcagtgactatgcaggagaaattattatattattattagatgatattattattattattattgtactatattgttaaccttttgaatttggacacctaaaatttttaataaaatatgaagacctttttttttttaagattttatttatttgaaagacagagatcacaaataggcagagaggcaggcagagagagggggaagcaggctccccactgaacagataacccaatgcggggcttgatcccaggaccttgggatcatgacctgggctgaaggcaagaggctttagcccactgagcctcccaggcgccccatgaaggctttatttaaagaacaaaaacttcagactatatctttatcctagaagttcccactacaactggcttctgtcttggccaacatttagccattcagataaagtccgtatttagtgcttcgtgtgtatgcatgtgtaaaataagaggacagtcataaatctttaagattgtgtataataactgtgaaataaggattcttgatacacaaggtctcgttctggggaaaacagctggtgaacagtatgcagttttcaaatgacggaggggaaatacgcattcggttatgagaaagggaaggagaacaagaccaaatattaataaaagggaaaaaagcttttctgccatcttttcgtgctgcagtaacagtgtgaacaaatgtcccacagatgccctcaagaacattaacactgctgaaaggggaggcgaaggccaggttcttaggaggccctgcaccaaagtcatcgtcccatttcctcactgtgatgacgaagcatgagtacattggcaaatttgaaattattgaccacagagctgggaaaactgctgtgagcctcacgggcaagttaaacaagtgtggcatgatcagccctagacttgtataactgaaagatctagaaaagtgccagaatatttccatcccctcagtttggtttcactgcatggaaaaatttttctggcatcatgcaccatgaagaaggaagaccaggcaggagggaaaatcctgggattcctttttcgtagaaatataatatacatggcacatGAAATgcctgaatggggaaaaaaaaaaaggaaaataaattacagtcaactaatgtttgacaagggtgccaaacaattcaatgggggtaagaacagtattttactcccaagcagccacatgcaaataatgaaacgggagtcctgcctcacaccatacagagaaaataacccaaaatgcatcaaagacataaatgtaagcattaaaatgataaagttcgggatgcctgggtagctcagttggttggacggctgccttctgctcaggtcatgatcccggagttcccggatcgagtcctgcatcaggctcccagctccaccgggagtctgcttctccctctgaccttctcctcgctcatgctctctctcattgtctctttctcaaataaataaataaaatcttttaaaaaataaaaataaaataaaatgataatgttttcagaagaaaacacaaaggtaaatgttagtggtcttgaatctaacaatGGCTCCTCAGCCAtaacaccaaagtacaagcaacttaaaaaaaatagtaaacaaataaatgggactcaa
This region includes:
- the LOC131821498 gene encoding conserved oligomeric Golgi complex subunit 2-like isoform X1, with the translated sequence MQVQVAWGAVGVAGFNFGNYTSLIVSTSPLWTREILERIATEFNQLQFHAVQSKGLPLLDKVRPRIAHITAMLQQFLGGLLLEGLQTSNVDIIWHCLRTYATIDKTRDAEALVGQVLVKPYMDEVCAPCTSFRKHRASNLASFLDWVRESSGLFLEDAPSACSSGCKKRLVPLGAHQHARNQACALVSSSDAIAQGSS
- the LOC131821498 gene encoding conserved oligomeric Golgi complex subunit 2-like isoform X2 is translated as MQVQVAWGAVGVAGFNFGNYTSLIVSTSPLWTREILERIATEFNQLQFHAVQSKGLPLLDKVRPRIAHITAMLQQFLGGLLLEGLQTSNVDIIWHCLRTYATIDKTRDAEALVGQVLVKPYMDEVIVEQIVESHLDGLKIMYANKLLEFVPHHCHLL